Proteins encoded in a region of the Variovorax sp. PAMC 28711 genome:
- the garD gene encoding galactarate dehydratase translates to MSTLLTMAPLCIRMDDRDNVAIVANDGGLPAGTVFPSGLTLVDKVPQAHKVALVGIPEGGEVRRYNVPIGYALKAIPAGSWVHERLLKMPAARELTGLPIATVKPEPQPPLEGYTFEGYRNLDGSVGTRNILAITQTVQCVAGVTDFAVRRIKAELLPRFPNVDDVVALEHTYGCGVAIDAPDAIIPIRTLRNISLNPNFGGEVMVVSLGCEKLQPERLLPPGSFAIVDERNVADVGASEEAKLDVVCLQDDAHVGFMSMVESILRQAELHLERLNARRRETVPASELVVGVQCGGSDAFSGVTANPAVGYCTDLLVRAGATVMFSEVTEVRDGIDQLTSRATTPEVAEAMIREMAWYDAYLDKSRVDRSANTTPGNKKGGLSNIVEKAMGSIVKSGTSPISGVVAPGEKARQKGLLYAATPASDFICGTLQLAAGMNLHVFTTGRGTPYGLAEVPVIKVATRDDLARRWHDLMDINAGTIATGEKSIADVGWEMFHLMLDVASGRKKTWAEHWKLHNALVLFNPAPVT, encoded by the coding sequence ATGTCGACCCTTCTGACGATGGCCCCGCTCTGCATCCGCATGGACGACCGCGACAATGTGGCGATCGTCGCCAACGACGGTGGCCTGCCCGCCGGCACGGTGTTTCCCTCCGGGCTCACGCTGGTCGACAAGGTGCCGCAGGCGCACAAGGTCGCGCTCGTCGGCATCCCGGAAGGCGGCGAGGTGCGTCGCTACAACGTGCCGATCGGCTATGCGCTGAAAGCCATTCCGGCCGGCAGCTGGGTGCACGAACGCCTCTTGAAAATGCCCGCCGCGCGCGAGCTCACCGGCCTGCCGATCGCCACCGTCAAGCCCGAGCCGCAGCCGCCGCTCGAGGGCTACACCTTCGAGGGGTACCGCAACCTCGACGGCTCGGTCGGCACGCGCAACATCCTGGCCATCACGCAGACGGTGCAGTGCGTGGCCGGTGTCACCGATTTCGCCGTGCGGCGCATCAAGGCCGAGCTGCTGCCGAGATTTCCCAATGTCGACGATGTGGTCGCGCTCGAACACACCTACGGCTGCGGCGTCGCGATCGATGCGCCCGACGCGATCATCCCGATCCGTACGTTGCGCAACATCAGCCTGAATCCGAACTTCGGCGGCGAGGTGATGGTGGTGAGCCTCGGCTGCGAGAAGCTGCAACCCGAGCGCCTCTTGCCACCCGGCAGCTTCGCGATCGTCGACGAGCGCAACGTCGCCGACGTGGGCGCGAGCGAAGAGGCGAAGCTCGACGTGGTCTGCCTGCAGGACGACGCGCATGTCGGCTTCATGTCGATGGTCGAGTCGATCCTGCGGCAGGCCGAACTGCATCTGGAGCGCCTGAACGCGCGCCGCCGCGAAACCGTGCCGGCCAGTGAACTCGTGGTCGGCGTGCAGTGCGGCGGCAGCGACGCGTTCTCGGGCGTCACCGCCAATCCGGCGGTCGGCTACTGCACCGACTTGCTGGTGCGCGCCGGCGCCACCGTCATGTTCTCGGAAGTGACCGAGGTGCGCGACGGCATCGACCAACTCACCTCGCGCGCCACCACGCCCGAGGTGGCAGAGGCCATGATCCGCGAGATGGCCTGGTACGACGCGTACCTCGACAAGAGCCGTGTCGACCGCAGCGCCAACACCACGCCGGGCAACAAGAAAGGCGGGCTGTCGAACATCGTCGAGAAGGCGATGGGCTCCATCGTCAAGAGCGGCACCTCGCCGATTTCCGGCGTCGTCGCGCCCGGCGAAAAGGCGCGGCAGAAAGGCCTCCTCTACGCCGCCACGCCAGCCAGCGATTTCATCTGCGGCACCTTGCAGCTGGCGGCCGGCATGAACCTGCACGTGTTCACCACCGGCCGCGGCACGCCCTACGGTCTGGCCGAAGTGCCCGTCATCAAGGTCGCGACGCGCGACGACCTCGCGCGCCGCTGGCACGACCTCATGGACATCAACGCCGGCACCATCGCCACCGGCGAGAAGTCGATTGCCGACGTCGGCTGGGAGATGTTCCATCTCATGCTCGACGTGGCGAGCGGCCGCAAGAAGACCTGGGCCGAGCACTGGAAGCTGCACAACGCGCTGGTGCTGTTCAATCCGGCGCCGGTGACCTGA
- a CDS encoding aldolase/citrate lyase family protein, whose protein sequence is MQAVSQAVPVNTFKRALIAGTPQIGLWSVLPSPYISELVAGCGFDWVLLDTEHTPTDVPQMLQQLQAVAGAIPFEGGQASAAVVRPAWNDLVLIKRYLDIGAQTLLLPFVQNADEARAAVRAIRYAPEGVRGMGGSVRASNFGRIKDYIQTANEELCLLVQVETRDALEQLDAIANVDGIDGVFIGPADLSASMGHPGNPNHPEVRAAIDRAIDCIRACGKAAGILVVDETWARECIDRGALFVAVGVDLLILARGAEAMAARFKSTAAASVTSNY, encoded by the coding sequence ATGCAAGCAGTTTCGCAAGCAGTTCCCGTCAACACCTTCAAGCGCGCGCTGATCGCCGGCACGCCGCAGATCGGACTCTGGTCCGTGCTGCCCTCGCCCTACATTTCGGAGCTGGTCGCGGGCTGCGGTTTCGACTGGGTGCTGCTCGACACCGAACACACGCCGACCGATGTGCCGCAGATGCTGCAGCAGCTCCAGGCCGTGGCCGGGGCGATTCCTTTTGAAGGCGGTCAAGCCAGCGCAGCTGTGGTCCGGCCCGCGTGGAACGACCTGGTGCTCATCAAGCGCTACCTCGACATCGGCGCGCAAACGCTGCTCCTGCCTTTCGTGCAGAACGCCGACGAAGCCCGTGCCGCCGTGCGTGCGATCCGCTATGCGCCCGAAGGTGTTCGCGGCATGGGTGGCTCGGTGCGGGCCTCGAACTTCGGGCGCATCAAGGACTACATCCAGACCGCCAACGAGGAGCTCTGCCTGCTGGTGCAGGTCGAGACGCGCGACGCGCTCGAGCAGCTCGACGCGATCGCGAACGTCGACGGCATCGACGGCGTCTTCATCGGACCGGCCGACCTGTCGGCCAGCATGGGTCATCCCGGCAACCCGAACCATCCCGAGGTTCGCGCGGCCATCGACCGGGCGATCGACTGCATCCGCGCCTGCGGCAAGGCGGCGGGCATCCTCGTGGTCGACGAGACCTGGGCGCGCGAGTGCATCGATCGCGGTGCGCTGTTCGTCGCGGTCGGCGTCGACCTGCTGATCCTGGCACGCGGCGCCGAGGCGATGGCGGCGCGCTTCAAGTCGACGGCGGCGGCGTCGGTCACGAGCAACTACTGA
- a CDS encoding phage holin family protein: protein MMQNLMPFLVQWAITALSLWVASLIFKGLKFDSGGALVGSALLLGLANALVKPLLIVLTLPLTLVTFGLFLLVINALMILLVSALVRGFKVSGFWTAFFASIFISLLSVAVGSLVDSGTPETTIQMPSNGNWL, encoded by the coding sequence ATGATGCAAAACCTCATGCCTTTTCTCGTGCAATGGGCCATCACGGCGCTGTCGCTGTGGGTCGCCAGCCTGATCTTCAAGGGCCTGAAGTTCGACAGCGGCGGCGCATTGGTCGGCTCCGCCTTGCTGCTCGGCCTGGCCAACGCACTGGTGAAGCCGCTCCTGATCGTGCTGACGCTGCCGCTCACGCTCGTGACCTTCGGGCTCTTCCTGCTGGTCATCAACGCGTTGATGATCCTGCTGGTGTCGGCCCTCGTGCGTGGCTTCAAGGTGTCGGGTTTCTGGACCGCCTTCTTCGCGAGCATCTTCATCTCGCTGCTGAGCGTCGCCGTCGGCTCGCTGGTCGACAGCGGCACGCCGGAGACGACGATCCAGATGCCGAGCAACGGCAACTGGCTCTAA
- a CDS encoding OmpA family protein — MKTTHTLPFTLAACVLALAGCASTGSHVDTVDQAFGASAQKQSIRFPDAGSAWLKGGTFIDVEQLRRIGRGMTKNQVRELISYPHFGEGLFGPKEWDYLFNFRTGRGDEFVTCQYKVVFKDGVSDAMYWKDPACADYLKPKVVEAARPAPVVAAVPERIRLGADALFAFDKSGPADILPAGKRQLEDLVVNLKSKYKKLDAITIVGHTDRLGSASYNQSLSLARANTVRDMLAQAGIDRHVIRTSGSGETQPVAECAANLPRAALVSCLQPNRRVDLEVLGQ; from the coding sequence ATGAAAACCACCCACACCCTCCCGTTCACCCTGGCGGCCTGCGTTCTCGCTCTGGCCGGCTGCGCATCGACCGGCAGCCATGTCGACACCGTCGATCAAGCCTTCGGCGCTTCGGCGCAAAAACAGTCGATCCGTTTCCCGGACGCAGGCAGCGCCTGGCTCAAGGGCGGCACGTTCATCGATGTCGAGCAGCTGCGCCGCATCGGCCGCGGCATGACCAAGAACCAGGTGCGCGAGCTCATCAGCTACCCGCACTTCGGCGAAGGCCTGTTTGGCCCGAAAGAGTGGGACTACCTGTTCAACTTCCGCACCGGCCGCGGCGACGAGTTCGTGACTTGCCAATACAAGGTCGTCTTCAAGGACGGCGTATCCGACGCGATGTACTGGAAAGACCCCGCCTGTGCCGACTACCTGAAGCCGAAGGTCGTCGAGGCCGCGCGTCCCGCGCCGGTCGTGGCGGCAGTGCCCGAGCGCATCCGGCTGGGCGCCGACGCACTCTTCGCCTTCGACAAGTCCGGCCCCGCCGACATTCTTCCGGCCGGCAAGCGCCAGCTCGAAGACCTGGTGGTGAACCTGAAGTCGAAGTACAAGAAGCTCGATGCGATCACCATCGTCGGCCACACCGACCGGCTGGGCAGCGCGAGCTACAACCAGTCGCTGTCGCTGGCCCGCGCGAACACGGTGCGTGACATGCTGGCGCAAGCGGGCATCGACCGCCATGTGATCCGCACCTCCGGCAGCGGCGAGACGCAGCCGGTGGCAGAGTGCGCCGCGAACCTGCCGCGCGCGGCGCTGGTGAGCTGCCTGCAGCCGAACCGGCGCGTCGACCTCGAAGTGCTGGGGCAGTAA
- a CDS encoding YadA family autotransporter adhesin — protein MSLSTTSTPRASRGLHSPRLTATALGAAVFAASLLAGPVNAQVKVGDNPTTINPGSMLEVESTNRGVSMPRVAVTDRVTWGLNGNVPVEGMMVYNTTATTGANGLQEGMAVWKNGQWISVDETPYFHVNSTVVGNSTLANSGATGVNSLAAGPNAVAATDQSVALGINANASNGGLVAIGAGAQSLAQNTIAIGGTASVRLGIAIGFASNSAGNGAVAIGDATTSSNFSTVALGQSAVATGSMAIGMGRLANASGYRSQALGANSVASGLGANAVGSAVTASANYSTATGGRVYYVGGVPYTGTDPNSVTLSGTTDSVASGVLSSVYGAGAKASAERSTALGALSSSSVVGAVALGADSVSDRAIAGTTGTLPAGSSLINYNTTDKALLGAVSVGNATGYRQITNVADGTQAQDAVTIRQLSSALQSFAVTPTQYFHANSSAPDSLAIGAESVAIGPQTVVNGNNGIGMGNGATVQVSAPGGIAIGQAATSVSADSIALGTQASALGVQGVAIGAGSVVNTAGGVALGAGSVASTVAGAAGYVPTGASTAQTAAVNATTSTLAGVSVGDAATGQFRQINGVAAGTVDSDAVNVSQLKAVQTAVVNVDASAVKYGTNPDGSVNYNSVALGNGNGPTTISNVAPGVAGTDAVNVNQLNSGIAGANAYTNARVNGLQNQIDSNTKMLSGGIAASAAMAVVTPVEPGRYHVSGAVAGYNGQAGVGLNILKRADNGQTTLHAGVGWATGGSKAIVRVGFGFSFD, from the coding sequence TTGAGCCTGTCAACTACGTCCACGCCGCGCGCTTCGCGTGGCCTCCACAGCCCTCGCCTGACGGCCACCGCGCTCGGCGCGGCCGTCTTTGCGGCAAGCCTGCTCGCGGGCCCCGTCAACGCGCAAGTCAAGGTCGGCGACAACCCGACCACCATCAACCCGGGGTCGATGCTGGAGGTCGAGAGTACGAACCGCGGTGTGTCCATGCCCCGAGTCGCCGTCACCGACCGCGTGACTTGGGGCCTGAACGGCAACGTGCCGGTCGAAGGCATGATGGTCTACAACACCACCGCAACCACTGGCGCGAATGGCCTGCAGGAAGGCATGGCCGTCTGGAAGAACGGGCAGTGGATCAGCGTGGATGAAACGCCTTACTTTCACGTCAACTCGACGGTGGTGGGCAACTCGACGCTTGCCAACTCGGGTGCGACCGGCGTGAATTCTCTGGCTGCCGGTCCCAATGCGGTGGCGGCCACCGACCAGAGCGTGGCGCTCGGTATCAATGCCAACGCCAGCAATGGCGGCCTTGTGGCCATCGGGGCCGGCGCCCAATCGCTGGCACAAAACACCATCGCCATTGGCGGCACCGCCTCGGTGCGTCTGGGCATCGCGATCGGTTTTGCATCCAACTCTGCCGGCAACGGCGCGGTGGCCATCGGCGACGCCACGACGTCCAGCAATTTTTCGACGGTGGCACTCGGCCAGTCCGCGGTCGCGACCGGCAGCATGGCCATCGGCATGGGTCGGTTGGCGAATGCCTCCGGCTACCGGTCACAGGCGCTGGGTGCCAATTCCGTTGCTTCGGGTCTGGGTGCCAATGCCGTGGGCAGCGCGGTGACGGCCTCGGCGAACTACTCGACGGCCACGGGTGGCCGTGTCTACTACGTCGGCGGGGTTCCCTACACCGGCACGGACCCCAATTCCGTGACGCTGAGCGGCACCACCGACTCCGTGGCCTCCGGCGTGCTGTCCAGCGTCTACGGCGCGGGCGCCAAGGCTTCGGCCGAGCGCAGCACTGCGCTGGGTGCGTTGAGCAGTTCGTCCGTGGTGGGCGCCGTTGCGCTGGGTGCCGATTCGGTCTCCGATCGCGCCATCGCCGGCACCACCGGCACCCTCCCGGCCGGCAGCTCGCTCATCAACTACAACACCACCGACAAGGCGCTGCTCGGCGCTGTGTCGGTCGGCAATGCGACCGGGTACCGCCAGATCACCAACGTGGCGGACGGCACGCAAGCGCAGGATGCCGTGACGATCCGTCAGCTTTCCAGCGCGCTGCAATCCTTTGCGGTCACGCCGACGCAGTATTTCCACGCCAACTCGAGCGCGCCTGACTCCCTTGCCATTGGCGCCGAGTCCGTGGCCATCGGACCGCAAACGGTTGTGAATGGCAACAACGGCATCGGCATGGGCAACGGCGCCACCGTGCAGGTTTCTGCGCCGGGCGGCATTGCCATCGGCCAGGCGGCCACCAGCGTGTCGGCGGATTCGATCGCGCTCGGCACGCAGGCCAGTGCACTGGGCGTGCAGGGCGTGGCGATCGGCGCAGGCAGCGTCGTGAACACCGCCGGGGGTGTGGCACTGGGCGCAGGCTCGGTGGCCAGCACGGTGGCCGGTGCAGCGGGCTACGTACCGACCGGCGCGAGCACGGCGCAAACCGCCGCCGTCAACGCGACCACCAGCACCCTGGCGGGCGTCTCGGTGGGCGATGCAGCCACCGGCCAGTTCCGCCAGATCAATGGCGTGGCGGCCGGCACGGTCGACAGCGATGCGGTCAATGTGTCGCAACTCAAGGCGGTGCAGACGGCCGTGGTGAACGTCGATGCGAGTGCGGTGAAGTACGGCACCAACCCGGACGGCTCGGTCAACTACAACAGCGTGGCGCTGGGCAACGGCAACGGCCCGACGACCATCAGCAACGTCGCGCCCGGCGTGGCTGGCACCGACGCGGTGAACGTGAACCAGTTGAACAGCGGCATCGCCGGTGCCAATGCGTACACCAACGCGCGTGTGAACGGTCTGCAGAACCAGATCGACAGCAACACCAAGATGCTCTCCGGCGGCATCGCGGCCTCGGCGGCGATGGCGGTGGTGACACCGGTGGAGCCGGGTCGCTATCACGTGAGCGGCGCGGTCGCTGGCTACAACGGCCAGGCCGGCGTCGGCCTGAACATCCTGAAGCGCGCCGACAACGGCCAGACCACGCTGCACGCCGGCGTGGGCTGGGCGACCGGCGGCAGCAAAGCCATCGTGCGCGTGGGCTTCGGCTTCTCGTTCGACTGA